CCTTTTATTTACCGAGACCTGAATCATAGAAATTACAATCAGAACAAGGAAGAAAATAACAGCCTGAGCCTGAGCCATGGCCATATTCAGCTTAACAAAAGCAGTATTATAGATATTCAGTGCCAGGAGCTCTGTACCGAACAGTGGTATCCCCATAAACATGGCAGAGGGTCCACCGGCCGTAAGGGATACATTCACATCAAACTGTTTAAATGACTGTACCAGAGTCAGAAACATTGTGATTGTAAAAGCCTGAGCAATCATGGGAATGGTGATATGACGGATTCTCTCCCCCACATTGGCCCCGTCAATGCGGGCGGCTTCATGAAGTTCCGCTGGAACCGACTCAAGCGCGGCCACATAAATCATCATGATATATCCCGCATACTGCCAGGTACCCACAGCCACAAGAGCCAATACGGCGGAGTTTCTATTGGCCAAGATCAGCTTCCTGGGATCTGCCAGGAATGATAGAGCCGGAACAATTTCTCCCAGAGAGGGAATGGCATTGTTGAAGATGAACTGCCAGATATAGCCGAGGATAAGTCCCCCGATCAGGTTGGGAATAAAGAAACCAACCCTGTAGATATTTCTGAATTTAAGCTTACTGGTGACAAATATCGCTAACAGGAATGCTGTAATATTTATGGCCAGCATATTAATTACTGTGTAGATAATTGTCAGAATAAAAGAGTAGTTAAATGAAGGATCAGCAAAACTGTCTGTAAAAT
The Oceanispirochaeta sp. M1 genome window above contains:
- a CDS encoding carbohydrate ABC transporter permease, which encodes MTDKLENRIVFWTFLSPIIFAFLMVVIIPFLIGAFYSFTNWSSAARANEVLEFVGFKNFTDSFADPSFNYSFILTIIYTVINMLAINITAFLLAIFVTSKLKFRNIYRVGFFIPNLIGGLILGYIWQFIFNNAIPSLGEIVPALSFLADPRKLILANRNSAVLALVAVGTWQYAGYIMMIYVAALESVPAELHEAARIDGANVGERIRHITIPMIAQAFTITMFLTLVQSFKQFDVNVSLTAGGPSAMFMGIPLFGTELLALNIYNTAFVKLNMAMAQAQAVIFFLVLIVISMIQVSVNKRKEVEM